From a single Triplophysa rosa linkage group LG1, Trosa_1v2, whole genome shotgun sequence genomic region:
- the efs gene encoding embryonal Fyn-associated substrate produces MSLSTVLAKALFDNAAETPEELAFRKGDILMVLDQEQEGGPGWWLCSLHGRQGIAPANRLRLLLTSQTLTPSTCMETRRAPSVDSVHLSPSQQGCLNGLSAEDADGVYLSPPSLTEGVYQSPGAAAVPVRSGDLRHLDGGRPRSHSSSGTRPRPDWGDMAVAGRPRSPSLRGRGGESGTFYQTPTSPAPLTAQYRSQGELASDSVYLSPSAVSRSAVETGGEARYLTTKDAGAGHSDGCYLVPRPAVTALTNENLYQTPTSGAPVAGQCVPGMTTPINPAQNKAGQDAPSMYQTPTTPGGAILRTPQSERKHPSGTLGVSAPLTSGQNVKQTPPSGRGSQKPQGTSSTPTGRGKLPQAGMRESPLLARTGKSGVPGSPNFGRKPPPPAPPVRSVTRKDLPQSSPVPAMKPVLQSSLASPQAQMLEEERQGNKNGNAQVNEIKKNSEAVTRKADANSEQLNDEVYDTPPTKRWQHSVPVVPSEEDDGIYNTPRAVHTDQASEIYDVPTLALNSSSEHKQKTYNISGAAAATGDVEDEDVYSVPSLPGLPLESGEMPGLTAGINSISTPRKQDLACDDGSEVDGGIYDMPALTLEIPTRRLSISSTGSGDIQWKASLSALVQSALTYSSVTTTPSRDLASALAEILSAWKAGHFSDVPPVLQQIWTRLSDLLPALSVCGIAPPADGLLAMVRCALEDSATLLQTQARPRLPSQESLSRRPLPALPVAEVKPIAGDMGSRKGSWIQERPLPPPPPVAFSLPPATVSLAPTVGRVEDDEHGNEYAGIGLTPTPPPSYPVGDSVGYVKLQGKPEPPLDSHTDHSSSQLITTADNKLSPSPPVSLSLEDSELLSFYSSQSLSHLSCLADAIDSLFTSVQGNQPPRVFVSRGKSLIVTAHKLVFIGDTLARLLSSSDLRAKVTTSSGRLCQALKAVVVATKGAAQNYPSVPATQEMVDRVADLSQHAAGFSGLLQRLAETS; encoded by the exons ATGTCGCTATCG ACTGTGCTTGCAAAGGCACTTTTTGACAATGCTGCTGAAACCCCAGAGGAGTTGGCATTTCGTAAAGGTGATATCCTGATGGTTCTTGACCAAGAGCAGGAAGGTGGACCTGGCTGGTGGCTTTGCTCCCTTCATGGTCGGCAAGGCATTGCTCCTGCCAACCGACTACGTCTCCTCCTAACTTCCCAGACTCTCACTCCAAGCACATGTATGGAAACTCGACGGGCTCCTAGTGTGGATTCAGTCCACCTGTCACCCAGCCAACAAGGTTGTTTAAATGGACTAAGTGCTGAAGATGCAGATGGGGTGTATCTTTCACCGCCCAGCTTGACAGAAGGGGTTTACCAAAGCCCTGGGGCGGCAGCTGTCCCAGTCAGGTCTGGAGATCTACGTCATCTTGATGGAGGAAGGCCACGATCACACTCTAGTTCTGGAACCAGGCCTCGTCCAGACTGGGGGGATATGGCTGTGGCAGGCCGTCCCCGCTCCCCTTCTCTTAGAGGACGGGGCGGGGAGTCAGGGACCTTTTACCAGACACCCACTTCACCTGCCCCGCTGACGGCACAATACAGATCACAGGGTGAATTGGCATCAGATTCGGTATATCTGAGTCCAAGTGCTGTTTCGAGGTCTGCTGTCGAAACAGGAGGGGAGGCAAGGTATTTGACCACAAAAGATGCAGGGGCAGGCCATTCCGATGGATGCTACTTGGTGCCTAGACCAGCTGTAACTGCATTGACCAATGAGAATTTATATCAGACTCCTACGAGTGGTGCCCCAGTAGCAGGACAGTGTGTACCAGGAATGACTACCCCTATTAATCCTGCCCAAAATAAGGCTGGCCAAGATGCCCCAAGCATGTACCAAACCCCTACCACACCTGGAGGAGCAATATTAAGGACACCTCAATCTGAGCGCAAACATCCCTCTGGAACTTTAGGAGTCTCTGCTCCATTAACATCGGGGCAGAATGTTAAGCAAACACCTCCTTCTGGCAGAGGATCCCAGAAGCCACAGGGTACTTCTTCAACACCTACTGGCAGAGGAAAACTGCCCCAAGCAGGCATGAGAGAATCCCCTCTACTCGCCAGGACGGGGAAGTCCGGAGTACCAGGCTCCCCAAACTTTGGTCGCAAACCCCCTCCGCCAGCACCACCAGTTAGAAGTGTAACCAGAAAAGATTTACCTCAGTCTAGCCCAGTTCCAGCCATGAAACCTGTTCTCCAGTCAAGCCTTGCATCCCCGCAGGCGCAGATGCTGGAGGAGGAGAGACAgggaaataaaaatggaaatgcaCAAGTGAACGAGATTAAAAAGAACAGTGAAGCAGTGACCAGAAAAGCAGATGCAAATTCAGAACAACTCAATGATGAG GTATACGATACACCTCCCACAAAAAGGTGGCAACATTCAGTTCCTGTAGTGCCTTCTGAGGAGGATGATGGGATCTATAACACCCCTCGTGCTGTACACACTGACCAGGCCTCTGAG ATTTATGATGTCCCCACTCTGGCCCTTAATTCCTCTTCAGAGCATAAGCAGAAAACCTACAATATTTCAGGTGCAGCCGCTGCGACTGGTGATGTAGAGGATGAGGATGTTTACAGTGTTCCCAGTCTCCCTGGGTTGCCCTTGGAGTCAGGCGAGATGCCGGGATTAACTGCAGGGATTAATTCCATTTCCACTCCAAGAAAGCAAGATCTAGCCTGTGATGATGGATCGGAAGTCGACGGAGGCATCTACGACATGCCTGCACTCACTCTAGAAATCCCAACGCGTCGATTGTCCATATCAAGCACCGGCTCTGGGGACATCCAGTGGAAagcctctctctctgctctcgtCCAGTCCGCACTGACTTACTCCTCTGTCACCACCACCCCCTCCAGAGACTTAGCTTCTGCACTGGCTGAAATCCTTTCTGCTTGGAAAGCTGGCCACTTCAGTGATGTTCCTCCAGTTCTGCAGCAGATTTGGACCCGTCTCTCAGACCTACTTCCTGCCCTGTCAGTGTGTGGCATTGCCCCTCCAGCTGACGGTCTACTCGCGATGGTCCGTTGTGCTCTGGAAGATTCCGCCACACTTCTTCAAACGCAGGCACGGCCCCGATTACCTTCTCAGGAGTCTCTGTCCCGGAGACCTCTTCCTGCTCTACCGGTGGCGGAGGTCAAGCCCATTGCAGGAGATATGGGGTCACGAAAGGGCAGCTGGATCCAGGAACGACCGCTTCCTCCTCCACCACCAGTGGCCTTCTCGTTGCCCCCAGCAACAGTCTCCTTAGCCCCTACTGTAGGAAGGGTGGAGGATGATGAACACGGGAATGAATATGCAGGGATTGGTTTAACTCCTACTCCACCGCCTTCATATCCTGTTGGTGACAGTGTGGGATACGTCAAACTGCAG GGGAAGCCCGAGCCTCCACTAGACAGCCACACAGATCACAGTTCTTCACAGCTTATCACCACAGCTGACAATAAA TTGAGTCCCTCTCCACCTGTCTCACTGTCTCTGGAGGATTCAGAGCTTCTTTCGTTCTATTCATCCCAAAGTCTCTCTCATCTTTCATGCCTGGCTGATGCCATTGACTCGCTGTTCACAAGTGTCCAAGGGAACCAACCACCTCGAGTCTTTGTTTCCAGAGGGAAGAGTCTTATTGTAACTGCACACAAACTTGTCTTTATTGGGGATACACTTGCGCGCCTCCTCAGCTCTTCGGATCTCAGGGCAAAG GTCACCACCTCCAGTGGACGCCTCTGTCAAGCTCTAAAAGCGGTCGTTGTGGCAACCAAGGGGGCGGCCCAGAATTACCCTTCAGTACCCGCTACGCAAGAAATGGTGGACAGAGTAGCTGATCTATCCCAGCATGCTGCAGGGTTCTCTGGGCTTTTGCAGCGATTAGCTGAGACATCTTGA
- the acin1b gene encoding apoptotic chromatin condensation inducer 1b, which translates to MAELDDVTLDGKQLQSLRVADLKTALEQRGLAKSGQKNALIKRLKGALMLENLQRTSTHHAGLQPNSQIGEEMSQNSFIKQYLAKQQELLRQRLEREAREATEADEIQRPAGPEEDDHMLTSESTSCLSDKHRIVHSHLSVSQAEGGGGDRGGGLPQDPGLTGSHRLDISPSHLPHEPPDTKAGRIRHPSNFPSHEEVATPSPPRAVASLSVRVVGQPERQGLPLMMPRSQEREGTAPVETGPAQSVLQLSRSARAAAFVQADGDDEEEDNDSDDDDYEWGPSSNAKKSVRAPPVQPPPATGPQRSRRKLQPPQHIPPQPQPVPQPPLQLRQPTPPPSPPPELSFLLPDTPKQSPHDQDEAVGPGDGAAPGPGSMPSPPPFKRQDSSSSSRSSSPEPLSTRRPGPLSLLVRKMESEGVFGGGQKVGIEGEMEVEEQEGGKPAEAPEVLMGTNVQTEPQISAQQLNRPHVSVSVPTMSSVQQDAHRKLENKISESQDEKNEQKRGEEKENEKVNETAAPFHMKSSKMFPLKRPRIFSAVPPPESLKSPSKPEQVSVLTTAPTCSEDVMMETETHTVTSQSKHSEENKEVKILEKQSPRAKEESIMVPSSHSSSDEGELGKTTDAHKPSSSTSSHSSSDSDSESSSSCSSSSSREKSRPHSQKKDKKTEKQKADIKEKTQSPREIKQETLSEPAGQVTMELEGRSDSESAMQQPDHQEADASDPRPEKSSPAKLIAARKISLSGKTENASESVGGANRKRRWGSSTAVTAKRPSISITTESLKTLIPDIKPVLEAVVELHPDEGQLSSEDSAGLHDVDKLEDDQGLKIRRTVTQIVPSDGRENGEKKIEEKEEEEEEEEKWTGGEKEKTRKQERSSDAAMETEVGDAIKVTPNDSLVRRSISQQKSGVSITIDDPIRPSRELSPPHGQTSNIIHVCNLVRPFTLGQLKELFNRSGTLVEEGFWIDKIKSHCYVTYSTTEEAVATREALHGVKWPTSNPKVLRVDFCEQDELDFHKGLLSSNRAGDGNDPQASGTPNRPAAPKPHMPTHREKKERERDRDGVSAMRDQLAERERAMERRERTRSEREWDRGKVKDFGSEDKAGTTRSRSQDRRRREREKSKEKRTEKKDKPEEPPAKLLDDLFRKTKVAPCIYWLPLTEEQVTQRALERAERKKEREKRRKELQDEEDKKREERRERAKVRERDGGATGGGGAGGGVGRSAEGERDRGKERERERGREGEKRRDAYRGNRDGDSKTAGGSRRSLSRSNTSRDRRR; encoded by the exons ATGGCGGAACTCGACGATGTTACGTTAGACGGGAAACAGCTTCAATCGCTTCGTGTTGCGGATTTAAAAACCGCTCTGGAGCAAAGAGGTCTCGCCAAAAGTGGACAGAAAAATGCACTTATTAAACGACTGAAAGGG GCTCTGATGTTGGAGAATCTCCAGCGAACATCCACCCATCATGCTGGACTTCAACCCAACTCTCAG ATTGGAGAGGAGATGAGTCAGAACAGCTTTATAAAGCAGTACCTGGCCAAACAGCAGGAGCTCCTTCGACAGAGACTGGAGAGAGAAGCACGAGAAGCTACGGAGGCAGATG AGATACAGCGTCCTGCTGGTCCAGAGGAGGATGACCACATGTTGACCAGCGAAAGCACTTCATGTCTGTCAGACAAG CATCGCATTGTACACTCTCATCTATCTGTAAGCCAGGCAGAGGGTGGAGGTGGGGATCGTGGAGGAGGGTTGCCTCAGGACCCTGGTTTAACGGGATCACACAGGCTAGATATAAGCCCTTCTCATCTGCCTCACGAACCCCCTGACACTAAAGCCGGGAGGATCAGACATCCTTCTAATTTCCCCAGCCATGAGGAAGTTGCCACACCTTCTCCTCCACGGGCAGTTGCCTCCTTGTCTGTACGAGTGGTTGGACAACCCGAGCGTCAAGGCCTGCCACTTATGATGCCTCGTTCCCAAGAGAGGGAAGGAACAGCCCCAGTTGAAACAGGTCCTGCCCAGTCAGTGTTGCAGCTTAGCCGTTCTGCGAGAGCTGCAGCTTTTGTTCAAGCTGATGGtgatgatgaggaagaggaTAATGACAGTGACGACGACGATTATGAATGGGGTCCTTCCTCAAATGCAAAAAAGAGTGTGCGGGCTCCTCCTGTACAACCTCCACCAGCCACAGGCCCCCAGCGATCCCGTCGAAAGCTTCAACCCCCACAACACATCCCTCCCCAACCTCAGCCAGTCCCTCAGCCTCCTCTGCAGCTCCGCCAACCCACTCCTCCTCCATCCCCACCCCCAGAGCTCTCCTTTCTACTTCCTGACACTCCCAAACAGAGCCCCCATGACCAAGATGAAGCAGTGGGCCCGGGAGATGGTGCTGCTCCGGGGCCCGGCTCCATGCCATCTCCTCCCCCCTTCAAGAGGCAGGATTCCAGCTCCAGTTCTAGATCCAGCAGCCCAGAACCTCTGTCCACACGAAGACCTGGTCCTCTGAGTCTGCTGGTACGCAAAATGGAGTCTGAGGGTGTGTTTGGTGGTGGACAGAAGGTAGGGATAGAAGGGGAAATGGAAGTTGAAGAGCAGGAGGGTGGCAAACCAGCAGAAGCACCTGAAGTACTTATGGGAACAAATGTTCAGACCGAACCTCAAATCTCAGCTCAGCAGCTTAACAGGCCACATGTGTCTGTATCAGTACCCACAATGTCCTCTGTTCAGCAAGATGCTCATCGTAAATTGGAGAATAAGATCTCAGAATCTCAGGATGAGAAAAATGAGCAAAAAAGAGGTGAAgagaaagaaaatgagaaagTGAACGAGACCGCTGCACCATTCCATATGAAATCATCCAAAATGTTTCCACTTAAAAGACCACGAATTTTCTCTGCTGTCCCGCCACCTGAGTCACTTAAGTCACCCTCAAAACCTGAGCAGGTGTCAGTTCTCACCACAGCGCCTACCTGCTCTGAAGATGTTATGATGGAGACAGAGACTCATACAGTTACGTCTCAATCAAAACACAGTGAGGAGAACAAAGAAGTTAAGATACTAGAGAAACAGTCACCTAGAGCAAAAGAGGAGAGTATAATGGTCCCATCTTCACACTCTTCATCTGATGAAGGTGAACTAGGAAAAACAACAGACGCTCACAAACCAAGCTCCTCAACATCAAGTCACTCATCTTCTGACTCTGATTCAGAATCATCATCCTCCTGTTCTTCAAGCTCTTCACGTGAGAAATCCAGGCCACACAGTCAAAAAAAG GATAAGAagacagagaaacaaaaagCAGATATTAAAGAAAAGACCCAATCTCCCAG GGAGATCAAACAGGAAACTCTCTCTGAGCCTGCAGGCCAAGTTACCATGGAACTGGAGGGCCGCTCGGACTCAGAGAGTGCTATGCAGCAGCCTGACCACCAGGAGGCAGATGCAAGCGACCCTCGTCCAGAGAAG AGCTCTCCTGCGAAATTGATTGCTGCCCGCAAGATCTCACTGAGCG GTAAAACAGAGAATGCTTCTGAGTCTGTGGGCGGAGCCAACAGGAAGAGAAGGTGGGGTTCAAGTACAGCAGTCACTGCCAAGAGGCCATCAATTAGCATCACCACTGAGTCACTGAAG ACATTAATTCCAGATATCAAGCCTGTCCTGGAGGCTGTGGTTGAACTGCACCCAGACGAGGGCCAGCTCTCTAGTGAAGACTCAGCAGGTCTTCATGATGTAGACAAACTGGAAGATGATCAGGGCCTGAAGATTAGACGCACAGTGACACAG ATTGTTCCATCTGATGGACGTGAGAATGGGGAGAAAAAAATAGAGGAGaaggaggaggaagaagaggaagaagagaaATGGACAGGCGGAGAGAAGGAAAAAACAAGGAAACAGGAGCGCTCCTCCGATGCTGCTATGGAAACAGAAGTGGGAGATGCCATAAAAG tCACTCCCAATGATTCCTTGGTGCGGCGGTCCATTAGTCAGCAGAAATCAGGTGTGTCCATAACAATCGACGACCCCATACGACCAAGTCGCGAGCTGTCTCCTCCTCATGGGCAAACTTCCAACATCATACACGTGTGCAACCTG GTGCGACCTTTCACTCTGGGTCAGCTGAAGGAGCTGTTTAACCGTTCAGGTACCTTGGTGGAGGAGGGTTTCTGGATCGACAAGATAAAATCCCACTGCTATGTCACA TACTCGACTACAGAGGAAGCGGTGGCCACCCGAGAAGCGCTGCATGGTGTAAAATGGCCTACCAGTAATCCCAAAGTACTACGCGTGGATTTCTGTGAGCAGGATGAG TTGGACTTCCATAAAGGTCTCTTGTCCAGTAACCGTGCAGGTGATGGAAATGACCCTCAAGCTTCAGGAACCCCGAACCGGCCTGCTGCCCCTAAACCACATATGCCCACACACCGCGAGAAAAAGGAACGAGAAAGAGACCGAGATGGTGTTTCAGCCATGAGGGACCAGTtggcagagagagaaagagcgatgGAAAGGAGAGAGAGGACTCGTTCTGAGCGGGAGTGGGATCGGGGTAAGGTAAAGGATTTCGGGAGTGAGGACAAAGCTGGAACAACAAGGTCTCGATCACAGGACCGCagacgcagagagagagagaagagcaaAGAGAAAAGAACTGAGAAAAAAG ATAAACCAGAGGAGCCTCCTGCAAAACTCCTTGATGATTTGTTCCGTAAAACTAAAGTAGCTCCCTGTATATACTGGCTACCCCTCACAGAAGAGCAG GTGACACAGAGAGCTCTGGAGCGTGCCGAGCGCAAAAAGGAACGAGAGAAGAGGAGGAAAGAACTCCAGGATGAGGAGGACAAAAAACGAGAAGAACGGAGAGAAAGAGCAAAAGTCCGTGAAAGAGATGGAGGGGCCACGGGGGGAGGGGGAGCAGGTGGTGGTGTGGGTCGTTCAGCTgagggagaaagagacagaggtaaagaaagagagagagaaaggggtaGAGAGGGAGAAAAGAGGAGAGATGCCTACAGGGGGAACAGAGACGGTGACTCCAAAACTGCAGGGGGCAGCAGACGCTCTCTGAGCCGTAGCAATACATCTAGAGATAGACGCCGCTGA
- the ajuba gene encoding LIM domain-containing protein ajuba encodes MDRLGSKLKQKLKLSDSGSVKFSKKKNELANANNNSNAKNASNGTVTQINPLTNSSVSTPHFSLTSGEVCGQSGGRPGKVGTSQRITPSNTTTVPEQCGPGLEHHPSTLAPLRRRSPPQRASCYLPETVEGRGESTRSDGDPHRAYSPNSHAALNQRRYSLELQQLVRRQQLLAQPPPLSSVPPQHSGPCRTPSTAARSAATEPSFLHELERHKRLSLQEALFYKRLSSGGEPWDNGRPASLSHPSQRTYDSGVGGFFFPPAPALSPCSSFSLQESVLVSPRSSFASSTASGGGGGGGSPMGSRCSSNRTSGISLGYDSRHTPGPAQQHSSTQLCGPASSQVYPVSASMKTGAPPMEVWRDYLEGVSGGAHDSRHSYPPGLTVHTVTHHRAEPEWGVNDQRGDGVSERARHSDQPGTRYQQELTRLLLRDAVLEGEVLLGGLTLKEQPISTTNLSNPAPTPIPAGVPGKSLEEQMAGRESSVSLDRQEYFGTCVKCGKGVYGADNACQALDSLYHTRCFICVSCGRTLRNKDFYNVSGSVYCKEDYMFSGFQEAAEKCSLCGHLILEQILQALGNSYHPGCFRCTVCSKALDGVPFTVDYLNNVYCVSDYNRTFAPKCAACLQPILPAEGSEEILRVVSMNKDYHFECYHCEECGKQLSDEPGSQCFPLESHLLCHSCHMTRVCHT; translated from the exons atGGATCGACTTGGCAGCAAACTGAAGCAAAAGCTAAAACTGAGTGACTCTGGAAGTGTCAAAttcagcaaaaagaaaaatgagtTGGCTAATGCAAATAACAACAGTAATGCCAAGAATGCCAGTAATGGAACTGTGACACAGATCAACCCGCTAACCAACTCCTCTGTGAGCACGCCTCATTTCTCCCTCACGTCTGGGGAGGTTTGTGGACAGTCGGGTGGAAGACCTGGCAAGGTGGGCACTTCTCAGAGAATCACGCCCTCAAATACTACCACAGTACCTGAGCAATGTGGGCCTGGGCTCGAACATCACCCTTCTACTCTTGCTCCTCTGCGGCGCCGGTCGCCCCCACAACGAGCATCATGCTACCTACCCGAAACCGTGGAGGGCCGAGGTGAGTCAACCAGAAGTGATGGTGACCCACATCGGGCGTACAGCCCAAATTCTCACGCGGCCTTGAACCAGAGGCGTTACTCTCTAGAGCTCCAGCAGCTTGTTCGTCGTCAACAGCTTCTCGCCCAGCCTCCTCCACTGTCGTCCGTACCACCACAGCACAGCGGCCCGTGTCGTACGCCCAGCACAGCGGCCCGTTCGGCTGCCACAGAGCCCAGCTTCCTCCACGAGCTAGAGCGTCATAAGCGCTTGTCTCTTCAGGAAGCTCTGTTCTACAAGCGTCTGAGCTCTGGTGGTGAACCCTGGGACAACGGCCGACCTGCTTCCCTCTCTCACCCATCGCAGAGGACCTATGATAGCGGAGTAGGGGGATTCTTTTTCCCCCCTGCACCAGCACTGAGTCCCTGCTCCTCGTTCAGCTTACAGGAGTCCGTGTTGGTGAGCCCTCGCTCGAGTTTCGCCAGCAGTACGGCGAGCGGAGGAGGTGGAGGCGGTGGGAGCCCAATGGGAAGTCGCTGCAGCAGTAACCGGACGAGCGGCATCAGCCTGGGCTACGATAGCCGCCATACACCTGGGCCTGCTCAGCAGCACTCCTCTACCCAACTCTGTGGCCCCGCTTCAAGTCAGGTGTACCCGGTATCCGCATCTATGAAAACAGGAGCACCACCAATGGAGGTGTGGAGGGACTATCTCGAAGGGGTGTCGGGAGGTGCACATGACAGTCGTCACTCCTATCCTCCTGGGCTCACTGTGCATACCGTGACCCACCACCGCGCAGAACCGGAATGGGGGGTCAATGACCAGCGGGGTGATGGCGTCAGCGAGAGAGCACGACACTCTGACCAGCCTGGAACCCGCTATCAGCAGGAGCTCACCCGTCTGCTATTGAGGGATGCTGTCCTGGAGGGTGAGGTGCTACTTGGAGGTCTGACTCTAAAAGAACAGCCCATCTCGACCACCAACCTGTCCAACCCCGCACCTACCCCAATCCCTGCTGGAGTGCCAGGGAAGTCCCTGGAGGAACAGATGGCTGGGAGGGAGTCATCAGTATCTCTGGACAGGCAGGAATACTTTG GTACGTGTGTGAAATGCGGTAAAGGTGTTTACGGTGCGGACAATGCCTGCCAGGCTCTGGACAGCCTGTATCACACCCGCTGCTTCATATGTGTTTCCTGTG GCCGAACTCTGAGAAACAAGGACTTTTATAATGTCAGTGGCTCAGTTTACTGTAAGGAGGATTACATG TTTTCAGGCTTTCAGGAGGCAGCTGAGAAGTGCAGTCTTTGTGGTCACCTCATATTGGAGCAG ATTCTACAGGCTTTAGGGAACTCGTATCACCCAGGATGTTTCCGCTGTACGGTCTGCTCAAAGGCTTTGGATGGAGTGCCATTCACAGTGGACTACCTCAACAATGTCTACTGCGTTTCGGACTATAACAG GACATTTGCTCCGAAGTGTGCCGCCTGTTTACAGCCCATCTTACCTGCTGAG GGCAGTGAGGAGATCCTTAGGGTGGTGTCTATGAATAAAGATTATCACTTTGAGTGTTATCACTGTGAG GAGTGTGGGAAGCAGCTCTCCGATGAGCCTGGATCTCAGTGCTTCCCTCTGGAGTCCCACCTCCTCTGCCActcttgtcacatgaccagGGTGTGCCACACATAA
- the mrpl52 gene encoding 39S ribosomal protein L52, mitochondrial — MAAPLRSFCTTVLKQTTRQFSSTCVTCAGNKWRLEHGLARSGSEYGPLTDLPDWSHADGRPAPPLKGQIRRQNQREEFAKRAVYLNAEMDEGMDQWQKRKNNERQKEEHLRSLMLKPKGNLLLKNKK; from the exons ATGGCAGCACCCTTGAGGTCGTTTTGCACCACAG TTTTAAAGCAGACTACACGACAGTTTTCCTCGACATGTGTGACCTGTGCTGGAAACAAGTGGAGATTGGA ACATGGTTTAGCACGTAGTGGATCAGAGTATGGGCCATTAACAGATCTGCCTGACTGGTCCCATGCAG ATGGCAGGCCTGCACCCCCACTGAAAGGACAGATCCGCAGACAAAATCAAAGAGAGGAGTTTGCT AAAAGAGCAGTGTATCTCAATGCAGAGATGGATGAAGGGATGGACCAATGGCAGAAGAGGAAGAACAACGAGAGACAGAAAGAAGAGCACTTGAGATCTTTAATGCTGAAACCTAAAGgcaatttattattaaagaacAAGAAGTAA